Sequence from the Dethiosulfovibrio faecalis genome:
ACATCAAAGAGGTAGACGGGGTTCCCATCGCCAAAAGAGGCCGACTTCCTGGTATAATGAATAGCCCCAGACTCAAGAGAGTTCTATAAGCCTCAGACTAAAAAGGTCAATTTGACAGATTAAGTTTTCCCTCCGAAAGAACGCCTTCGAGGTCGGGTAACGATAGGGCCGCCACAGCCCCCCTGAGATAGACCATCGACCCGTTATCGACGTGGTTCCCCAGAACCCTGAGCGATTCTCTTGGAAGAGGAATGACGAAACATAAAATCCGATAAGTTAAACAGGATATCTACAACTATAAGGAGAGTGTTGGTAATGAGCGACCACCGCACCTTCATGGCAAAAAAGGGCGCCTTCCAGCGTGGCTGGTACGTCGTAGACGCCACCGATAAACCTCTCGGACGTCTTGCCGCCCAAATAGCCATGGTTCTCATGGGCAAGCACAAGCCCACCTATACGCCTCACGTCGACACCGGCGATTTCGTGATAGTCGTAAACGCCGAAAAGGTGAAACTTACAGGACGTAAGGTCGATAAAAAAGTCTATCGTCATTCCGGTTATCCCGGCGGTCTCAAGGAGACCACCTATGGCGAGATTCTTGCGAAGCATCCGGAGCGCCTGATCGAGAAAGTGGTCAAGGGCATGGTCCCGAGGAACAAGCTTCAGTTGAGCCGCAAGCTCAAGGTGTATGCCGGACCCAATCATCCCCACGCGGCTCAGAAGCCCGCGGAGATGGAAGTTTAGTTTGTGATATGGAGGGAGATTGAATATGCAGACTTCATTCACCTGGGGAACCGGTAGGCGTAAGAACGCCATCGCTAGGGTTCGTATCGCTTCCGGCGAGGGAACCGTCAAGATAAACGACAGAGAGGTGAAAGAATACTTCCCCAGACTCTGTTGGATGGCTCAGGCTCTCGAGCCCCTAAAAACGGCGGGTATCGAGGGTAAAGTGGACGTTTTCGTCAACGCTCACGGCGGCGGTTTGACCGGTCAGGCCGGAGCTGTGAGGCTCGGTATTGCGAGAGCCCTCATAAAGATGAATCCCGAGCTTAGGCCCATTCTCAAGAAAGCCGGTATGCTCTGCAGGGACTCCCGTATGGTCGAGCGTAAAAAGTATGGCCAGAAGGGTGCCCGCGCGAAGTACCAGTTCTCCAAGCGTTAAATTACGAATCAGATCTCTGTGGAGCCGATTTTCATCGGCTCCTTTTTTTATCTTGAGCTTCCCTTCGGTGTAGTGATAAACTTGATCGGTATAGGTTCATACGATTATGGAAGGGGAGAGGGCATGAGATACGATAGGCG
This genomic interval carries:
- the rplM gene encoding 50S ribosomal protein L13 → MSDHRTFMAKKGAFQRGWYVVDATDKPLGRLAAQIAMVLMGKHKPTYTPHVDTGDFVIVVNAEKVKLTGRKVDKKVYRHSGYPGGLKETTYGEILAKHPERLIEKVVKGMVPRNKLQLSRKLKVYAGPNHPHAAQKPAEMEV
- the rpsI gene encoding 30S ribosomal protein S9; this encodes MQTSFTWGTGRRKNAIARVRIASGEGTVKINDREVKEYFPRLCWMAQALEPLKTAGIEGKVDVFVNAHGGGLTGQAGAVRLGIARALIKMNPELRPILKKAGMLCRDSRMVERKKYGQKGARAKYQFSKR